In Agrococcus jenensis, the genomic window AAGGGAATCTTCGACGTGTGGGTGCCAACGCATGACGGTCTGCCCTACGGCATCTCGTGCAAGATGGCTGCGCTACAGCCTGCGAAGAACGAGAGCTCATTTATGGAGCTCTCCAACAGCGCGGCGAAGTTCCATGCGGCTCTTGCGGACCGCGGCATCGAGTGGCGTCTCGATCCGAAGGCGGCCGGCATCACGTTGGTCGACACGGTGATGTCATGGCACGAAGCGGTCGCAGGAGAAGTGGATCTTGCTGGAAGCCGCTATGCGATTCTCGACCACGATAAAGATTGGAGGGTGTTCTCCCTCAAGGTCTTCCCGCTTGATCTCAGGACTGCCGATCCCGCTCGGCACGTCCGCTGGGAAGCGGTCGGCAAGCGACTCGATGGCTACATCTACGAACGCGGCGGAGAGCACCGGCTGTGGCAGTGGTTCGCGGACAGCGGCGGACAGTTGAAGTACTACCCGCCTCTGTCTTGGGGCGAATGGTCGTCCCAGTCATTTACACTGGAAGAAGCACAACCTGTTTCCCTGCGCTCTCGTGCGATTGAATACTTCGGTCACCTTTGGCCGAGGAGCCTACCTGAGGCATCTAACCAGCCAGAGGTCGACTAGACCTACCGCTTGACGTAGAGCACTTCGGTGCGCGCAGCACCCTTCTCCACCTTTGGAGGCGTAAGCTCAACGACTCGCCAGCTGGCGAGCATCGATGAGTACAGTTCGTTGGCGTACCCCGAAAGAACCACCGGCCCGGTATGCGCAAGTAGCGCTTCAAGGAGCTCGATGTGCTCCTGCTCCGTCATCTCCTCGGCATACATCTTTTGCGTACGGGTGCTCGGAAGGTATGGCGGGTCGGCATAGATAAGCACGTCATGTGAGTTGAAGCGCCGGATCACTTCTAGCGCTGGCCGGTTCTCAATCTCCGCGTCTTGTAGGCGCATCGCGACGAACCGAAGTTGCTCAGGCACCTTCTGCCAGCGCACGCTCATGCCCCCGGCGCGCTGGCTTCGGCCGCGGTTCTTCCAGCCCGTCTTCTTGGCGAGGTCGCTCGCGTGTGCCTGCCAGCAACGGACCACGAAGCGCCGAGCGTCTTCTAGCTCATCACCGGTGACGAGGTGCGACTGGTCATACTCCTCCCGCGCCCAGGGCGTTGCCTCCAGTGCCCAACAGAGGTCGTCGGTCCGATCCCGCAGCACCCGGAACATATTGGTGGCGAGGCCGTTGAGGTCGTTGATTAGCTCGTGCCCGCTGGCCGTCTTCGAGAAGAACACCGCACCCGAACCAAAGAAGGGCTCCACATAGTGATAGTGGTCATCAAACTCTTGCACGATTCGCGGAGCAATAGACCATTTCGCACCCGGATACCGGAGTGCAGCAGCTCGCTGGGGAACCAGTTCGGAGCCGAATAGATCCACCAAGTTATCAACTGCCATAGAGACAGTCTACCGGACGCGAGGCGAAGCGCACGCGACTACTCGCCATTCAGTTCAAGCAGCGGACATGCGACCTTATGCCGCCAGTAAACCCGGCTATTGCAGCAGGTGTGTTGATTAGCCGTCCTATCCCAACTGGGATCAGTTCGGCTACCGCCGTGACCTTTCATCCGCTCGACGCGATAAGCGTTCCGGTGCCCGCTCGGGAGGTAGAGCCCGAATCTCTCGCGGTCTTCTTTGCTCAGTTCCGAGAGACTGGTGATGAACGGCAGATCAGAGACCGGCACGGGGTCGCTCATGATGGCTCCTTCATCGGATGCGACCCGCATGTTACCGCACTACGACCTGGGTCACGCGCCTTCACCCCTACTTATGTGAGCGGACCGAAGCTCGAGATCGTTCGATCGCGGCCCGGGCAGGAGTCGTTCTGGAAGGACATCACTACGCGCGTGGTGGCCGGCGCGGTCCTGCTGCTGTGCGGATACCTCACCACTCGCCTTGAGGACTGGGCATCTGGACATCCAGTAGCAACTTCATACTGGCGTGACTGTAACGAAGAGCACGAGCGCCGCCTCCCGAAGCGAGGGCACAGCACGCGGGAGGTCGATGAGATCGCTCCGCCGATTGATTGAGGCGCCTCCGGAAAGCGCCGGGACGCGGCCACTCGCTGCCGCAGCAAAACCGCCGCGGCCGTCAGGGCTCTGCGATTTGCCGCACAGAGTCGCCCTCGCCGTCGCGGGGAGGCGGCGACTCGGTGCCCCAGAGCCGGCGGCCCAACCCCCGTCCGCGCTGCTCGCGGTCGTCGCGCTTGGCGTGCTGCCGATCATCATGCCCATCCCGGCAACGCGCCGCGCTACGGTGCGTCGTCGGATGCCGTGTCCGGCGACGACGGCGCAGGCGAGGCGCCTGTCGCCGCGTCGCCCGCTGCCGCTCTACCCGCTGCCGCCTCCTGCGCCTCGCGCTCCGCCAGCTCGGCCTCGATCCGCTCCTTGATGTGCGCGCGGTCGTTGATGCGGCGCACCCGGCGGTTGAAGTCCCACATGAGCAGCATCACCGCGACCGCGACGAGCACCGTCGCGGCGAACCCGACGACGCCCGGCGTGACCTGGTTCGCGTCGAACGGCAGCGGCTGCGTGCGCAGGATGTCCATCAGTCCTCCTCGACGCCCGCGAACAGGTCGTCCTCCGGCACGGCGTGCGTCGCGCGCGACCGCGCCAGCTCGTAGTCGTCGGTCGGCCACGTGCCGAGCAGCAGCTCGTGCGGCCAGAAGAAGAAGCGCGAGTCCGGCTCGACCTGGCTCGCGTGCGCGCGGAGCGCGCTGTCGCGCGCGGCCAGGTGCGGTCCCACGTCGACGCGCGTCGTCATCGTCTCGCCGCGCTCGCCGAGCCGCTCGGCCCACTCGCGCATGAACGGGAGCCGGTCGTCGTCGGGCGTGACGGCCTCGACCGCCGAGAGCAGGGCGCGCAGCCGCGCGCCGCTCATGCTGCGGTCGAAGTACACCTTCTGCACCTCCCACGGCTCGCCCAGCTCCGGGAGCCCAGCCGCCGCGTGCTCAACGGCCCACATCGTCACCTCGTGGCAGCGGATGTGGTCCGGGTGCGGATAGCCGCCGGTCTCGTCGTAGGTGACGACCACCTGCGGCCGCAGCCGGCGGATGAGCCGCACGAGCGGGCGCCCGGTGATCTCGAGCGGCAGCGTCGCGAACGACAGCTCGCGCAGCGGCTCCCCCTCGTCCGGCAGGCCGGAGTCGACGTAGCCGAGCCACACGTGGTCGACGCCGAGCGCGGCGCGCGCCTGCTCCATCTCGACGCGACGGAGCCCGGTCATGTCGCGCTCGGCGCGGTGCTTCCGCTCGAAGCCCTCGTTGAGCACGCTGCCGCTCTCGCCGCCGGTGCAGGAGACGACGGTGACCTGGGCGCCCTCGGCGGCGTAGCGCGCGAGCGTCCCGGCGCCCTTGCTCGACTCGTCATCGGGGTGCGCATGCACGGCGAGCAGGCGTCGCACGGCCTCTCCTTCCCTGCCCGCACGAGCCGCGCCGGACGGCACGACGACTAGACTGGACAGGCCCCCATCCTCCCACGACAGGCCCTGATGACCGACCTCGACGCTCGCTACGGACGCACGCGCGCCCGCACGCAGCGAGAGCGGACGCTCGGCTGGATCGTCGGCGTCAGCATCATGCTCGTCGCGGTCGCGTGGGTCTGGTGGGTGGGCACCGATCCCGCGTCGACGCAGCTGCAGTCGCGCAACATCGGCTACGTCGTCGAGGACGACGCGACGGCCGTCGTGACCTTCGAGGTCTCGGTCGACGCCGGCACACCCGTGCGCTGCGCGGTCGAGGCGCTCAACAGCGCCTTCGGCATCGTCGGCTGGGTCGAGCTCGACCTGCCGCCGGCCGACACCCACACCACCAGCCACCGGGTCGAGGTGCGCACGAGCGAGCGCGCGAGCAACGGATTGGTCTCGGAGTGCTGGGTGACATACGATGCTGAGTGAGCCGGCCCACGCGGGGCCGGTTCTCTGCATATCGGGAGAGACATGAACGGCACCACGGAGACCTGGCTGACCCAGGAGGCGCACGACCGCCTGCAGGGCGAGCTGGAGCACCTGCAGGGGCCGGTGCGCGCCGAGATCGCGAAGCGCATCGAGGAGGCCCGCGACGAGGGTGATCTCAAGGAGAACGGCGGCTACCACGCCGCGAAGGACGATCAGGCCCAGATCGAGGCCCGGATCAGCCAGCTCGTGCAGCTGCTGCGCACCGCCAAGGTCGGCGACGCACCGCAGGCGTCCGGCGTGGTCGAGGCCGGCACCGTCGTCACGGCGACGATCGCCGGGGATGAGACGACCTTCCTGGTCGGCAACCGCGAGATCCAGGAGGCCGGCGACGACCTCGACGTCTACAGCGAGGCGAGCCCGCTCGGCGCGGCCATCATGGGCCTGAAGATCGGTGCGACCACCACGTACCAGACCCCCACGGGTGTGACGATCGACGTCGAGATCAAGGACGTCCAGACCTACCGCGGCTAGACCGCAGACGAAGGGCCCCGCGAGATCGCGGGGCCCTTCGTCGTCCGCGCGGGTCGCGCTAGAGCACCTGCGGCTCGTAGCCGGCACGGCGGAGCGCCTCGAGCACGCGCTGCGCGTGCTCCGGTCCGCGCGTGGTGACCGAGATGTCGATCGAGACGTCGGTGATCGACGTCCAGGCGTCGTGCTGCGTGTGCAGCACCTCGACGACGTTGGCCTGCTCGTCCGAGACGATCTGGGCGATGATGGCGAGCTGGCCCGGCCGGTCCGGCAGCGCCATCCGCACCTTCAGGTAGCGCTGCGAGGCCGCGAGGCCGCGGGCGATGACGCGCTCCATGAAGAGCGGGTCGATGTTGCCGCCCGAGAGCACCGCGACCGTCGGCCCGTCGGACGTGACGAGGCCGGTCATGATCGCGGCCGTCGTCACCGCGCCCGACGGCTCGACGACGAGCTTGGCGCGCTCGAGCAGCACGATCATCGCGCGGGCGATGTCGTCGTCGGAGACCGTGACGATCTCGTCGACCGCCTCGCGGACGATCTCGAACGGCAGCGTGCCCGGCCGCGCGACGGCGATGCCGTCGGCGATCGTCGGGCGCGTCACGATCGTGGTGGGCTCCCCCGCGGCGAGCGAGTCGACGAACGACGCGGCCCGCTCGGCCTGCACGCCCACGATCCGCACGCGGCGGCCGTCGAGCGCCGTGCGCTGGCGCACCGCCGACGCGACGCCGGCCGCGAGCCCGCCGCCGCCGAGCGGCACGACGATCGTGGCGACATCGGGCACCTGCTCGAGGATCTCGAGCCCGACCGTGCCCTGCCCGGCGATGATGTCGGCGTGGTCGTAGGGCGGCACGAACGTGGCGCCGGTGCGCTCGACGTGCTCGATCGCCGCGGCGAGGGCCGTCTGGAAGTCCGCGCCGCGCAGCTCGACCGCCGCGCCGTAGTCGCGCGTCGCCTGCAGCTTGGGCAGCGCGACGCCGACGGGCATGAAGATCGTCGACCGGATGCCGAGCTCGGTGGCCGAGAACGCCACGCCCTGCGCGTGGTTGCCGGCGGAGGCGGCGACCACGCCGCGAGCGCGCTGGTCGTCGTCGAGTAGGGAGAGCATGTTGTAGGCGCCGCGGATCTTGTACGCACCGGTGCGCTGCAGGTTCTCGCACTTGAGCAGCACCTCGGCGCCGAGCATGCCGCTCAGGTAGCGCGAGCGCTCCATCGGCGTCTCCTGCACGATGCCGTGCAGCCGCTCGCGCGCCGCCTCGAAGTCGGCGAGCGTCGGTCCCGGCAGGGGCTGCCCCGAGGCGGCGGACTCGGTCATGACGGCCGGCTCGGTCGGGCCGGTCGGCTCCGTCAGGCCGGTCGGCTCCGTCAGGCCGGTCGGCGCCGCCAGGCCGGTCGAATCGGGCACCACGGGCTCGGCGAGCACCGGGTCGGGCACGGCTCGGTCGATCATCGGACCACCTCCTGCACCGACGGGTCGGGGTTCGTGCGCCATGACCCCGACGCGATCGTCTTGACGAACACGTTGAGGAAGGCGACCGTCGGCACGGCGAAGAGGGCGCCCGCGATGCCGCCGATCGTCGATCCGGCGGCGACCGCCACGACGACCGCGAGGGGGTGCACCTTGACGGCCGTGCCCATGATGATCGGCTGCAGGATGTGGCTCTCGACCTGCTGCACGAGCAGCACGATGCCGACCATGATGACCGCCGGGATCGGCCCGAGCGCGATGAGGGCGACGAGCACCGCGATCGCGCCGGTGGCGACGGCACCGATGATCGGGATGAACGATCCGAGGAACACGAGGATCGCGATCGGGAGCACGAGCGGCATGCCGCCCTCGTGGAACAGCCCGAGGATGAACGCGCCGAGGCCGATGCCGATCGCGTCGATCGCCGCGACGACGACCTGCACGCGCACGAAGTTGCCGAGCGTCACCCAGCCGGCGCGACCGGCGCCATCCGTGGGGCGGCGCGCAGGGCGCGGCAGCAGGCCGACGACCCAGCGCCAGATGCCCCGGCCGTCGGCGAGGATGAAGATGAGCGCGAAGATCGCGAGCAGCATGCCCGCGAGGAAGTGGCCCACCGACGAGCCGACCGTGAGCGCACTCGACAGCACCGACGAGATGTCGTCGCGGAGCGTGCCGAGGATGTTCGTGCCGAACTCGTTCACATCCTCCTGGGTGATCCCGAACGGCAGCGAGAGCAGCCAGCCCTGCGCATCGCCCCAGAAGGCGACGGCGCGCGCCTGCAGCTCGGGGTACTCGCTGCGCATCTGCGAGACGACGAGCCAGCCGAGACCGGAGACCAGCACGATGAGGCCGACGATGGCCACCGCGACCGCGAGGCCGCGGGGCCAGCGGTGGCGCACGAGCACGTCGACGAGCGGCTGCAGCAGGGCGGTGAGCAGCGCTGCGACGAGCACGGGGATGACGATGAGCGAGAACTGCATGACGAGCCAGATGCCGATCGCCGCGGCCGCCGCGATGACCACGATGCGCCACGACCAGGCGCCGGCGATGCGCATGCCTCGCGGCAGCGCGTCGCCGAGCGGGGTCGCGTCGCCGCGAGGCGTCGCGACGCCGCGGGGCGTGGCGGGGTCGGGTCGGCCGGGGGGCCGGGCCTGATCCGGGGTTCGACCGAACAGCATCTGCCGATCGTACGGTGCGGCGCTGGGCCCCGTGCGCATGCGTCGGAGGCCGCGGCTAGGCTCCGGGCATGGCAGCACCAGCGAGGATGACCGCGGCGCAGGCGCGCAGGATCGCGATCGCGGCCAGCGGCCTCGACGGTGCCGTGCCCGGCGAGCGGGGGCGCACCGGGGTCCGCACGCTCGAGCGCACGATCGAGCGGCTCGGGCTGCTGCAGCTCGACTCCGTCAACGTCTTCGAGCGCAGCCACTACCTGCCGCTGCTGTCGCGCGTCGGGCCCTACGACCGCGCGACCCTGGACCGGCTGCTGCACCACGATCGCCCGAGGCAGCGCCTGGGCGGCTACACCGAGTACGTGGCGCACGAGGCCGCCGTCATCGCCGTCGACGACTGGCCGCTGTGGGGCTGGAAGCGTCGCCAGCCGATGCGCGGCGGCAGCGAGCAGTGGGCGGCGCAGCACGCGGCGATCGTCGACGGCGTGCTGGCCGAGTTCGCCGAGCGCGGCCCGATGCGCCCGAGCGACATGGAGCATCCCGCGCACGAGCGGCTGCCGGGCGGCTGGTGGAACAAGTCCGACGCCTACTGGGCCACGGCGGTGCTCTTCCAGCGGGGCGAGCTCGTGACGGTGGGCCGCTCAAGGTTCGAGCGCCAGTACGCGGTCGCCGATCAGGCGCTGCCCGACGCGGCCCGCGCGGAGGTCGACCGGGCCGACGCGCAGCGCGTGCTCGTCGCGCGCGCGGCGCAGGCATTCGGCGTCGCCGCGCTCGACGACCTCGCGGACTACCACCGGCTGCCGGTGAAGGATGCGCAGGCCGCGGTCGCCGACCTCGTCGACGAGGGCAGCCTCGAGCCGGTCGCCGTCGACGGCTGGGGCCGGCCCGCGTGGGTCTGGGCGGGCGCGCGGCGGCCGCGACGGGTGCGCGCGACGGCGCTGCTCTCGCCGTTCGATCCGCTCGTCTGGCACCGGCCGCGCGCGGAGCGCATGTTCGGCTTCTCCTACCGGATCAGCATCTACACGCCCGCGGCGCAGCGCGCGCACGGCTACTACGTGCTGCCGGTGCTCGTCGACGACGAGCTCGTCGGTCGCGTCGACCTCAAGAGCGACCGGAAAGCCCGCGTGCTGCGCGTGCAGCACGCGACGATCGAGCCGGGGCTCGAGCACAGGGCCGGCGAGCTCGCGGCGCGGCTCGAGCCGGTGCTGCGCGAGGCGGCGGCGTGGCAGGGGCTCGAGCGGGTCGAGGTCGCGGGGGCGGGGACGTGGGCGGCGGAGGTGGCGGGGGCGCTCGACGCAGGAACCGGCTGATCAGCGCTGCCGGTCGAGCCGCACGGCCGCCCCGGCGGCCGCGCGAATCGAGACCACCCCCGGTCCAGCGGGCGCGACCGTCGCGATGGTCTCGACTCGGTCAGCGCGCTGCGCGCGCGGACCGGCTCGACCCGCAGGAGGCGGGCGCTGCTGGTCGAGCCGCACGGCCGCCCCGGCGGCCGCGCGCGTCGAGACCACCCTCGGTCCAGCGGGCGCGACCGTCGCGATGGTCTCGACTCGGTCAGCGCGCTGCGCGCGCGGACCGGCTCGACCGGCAGGAGGCAGCCGTCAGAACTGGATGCGGGGCGGCTCGGCGACCGCGCCGGCCTGGTCGACCTCGAAGAACTCGCGAGGCACGCCGAAGGTGCTCGCCCACATCGAGCTCGGGTACCGGCGGCCCTTCGCATTGAGCTCGCGCGCACCGGTGTTGTAGTCGCGACGGCGCGCCTGCGCCTCGTCGTCGAGGGCGGCGAGCGCGGTGCGGGCCTCTGCGGCATCCGAGCCCAGCGGCTGCGACCCGGCGGCCTGCACGAGCGGGCGCAGCACCCGCTGCACCTCCGCCTCCGCCTCGGCCTTCGACTGCGGCTGGGAGGCGGCGTCGAGCGACGCGAAGGCCTGCGCCGCCTGCTGCTGCTGCGGTCCGGGCGCCGTCGCGAGCAGCGGGGCGGCGACGGTGCGACGCCGCTCGAGCGTCGCGGCGAGCGCGTCCCACCGCTCGTCGACCGTCGCGCTCAGCCGGCGCATCCCGGTCATCGCGGTGACGAACCAGATGCCTGCGGCGAGGCCCAGGACGACGAAGGCACCGGCGGCGATCAGGATGACGTCGAGCAGCTCCATGGCTCCCATCGTAGGCGAGCCTGCTCGGCGACCGGTCAGTCGCCCAGCACCCGCCGGGTCCAGCTGCTCGAGAAGGTGCGGTCCGGGTCGAGCTCGTCGCGCGCCGCGGCGAAGTCGGCGAAGCCGGGGAACCGCTCCGCCAGCTCGGCGGCGCGCAACGAGTGCAGCTTGCCCCAGTGCGGTCGGCCGTCGTGCGCGAGCAGGATCGGCTCGACGAGCGAGAAGAGCGGCCGGGGATCCTCCCGCCACCAGCGGTGCGCCGCGATGTAGCCGGTGTCCCGGCCGTGCGCGGTCGAGAGATGGGCGTCGTCCGGGGCGCTCGTGCGCGCCTCGAACGGGAACGTGAGCACGAGGTCGGCCCGCCGCAGCGCGCGGTCGATCTCGCCCAGCGCCTCCGGCACGGCCTCGACCGGCAGCCCGTACTCGAGCTCGCGGAAGCGCACGGCGCGCGGCGCCGTGAACACGTCGTGGCTGGGCTCGGTGAAGGTGCCGCGCGGCATCGCGCGCGCCGAGAGCTCGTTCACGGCCGGCGCGAGCGCCGGCACGAGCGCCGCGGCGCCGAGCAGCGCGCGATGACCGCCCACCGTGAGCACGCGCTCGTCGAGGAACCTGGCCACCGGCGACCGCGGCCGCAGCGGCCCGGTGACGCGCGTGTTCGACTTCGTCGCGGCCACGCGGGTCGCCGCGAACCAGTACAGCTCGAAGTGGTCGGTGCGCTCGTTGAGGCCCATCCAGTCGTCGAGCACCGCGTCGAGCGGCGCCGTGGTCTCGACCGCCTCGAGCGCGAAGGCCGGCACGCACTGCAGCGTGACGTCGACGAGCACCCCGAGCGCGCCGAGCCCGAGCCGCACGGCCGGCAGCAGCTCCGGCCGCTCGGTCTCGCTCACGCGCAGCAGCTCGCCGCGGCCCGTGACGAGCGTCGCGGCGACCACGGTCGCGCCGATCGACGCGTGCCGCAGCCCCGTGCCGTGCGTGCCGGTCGAGATCGCGCCCGCGAGCGTCTGGGTGTCGATGTCGCCGAGGCAGTCCATCGCGAGCCCGGTCGGCGCCAGCAGGGCGGGCACCTCGTGGATCCTCGTGCCGGCCAGGAACGTCGCGCGACCCCGCTCCTCGTCGACGCGCAGCAGCCCGGCGAGCCCGTCGGTCGTGAGCTGCGCGTCGTCAGGGCGCGCTGCGCCCGAGAAGGAGTGTCCGCTGCCGACGGGGCGGATCGTGCCGCCGCGGTCGCGCACGCGCTCCACGGCGCGACGGACATCCTCGACCGTGACGGGGGCGTGCACCTCGCGCGGCTCGGCCGACTGGGTGCGCGCCCAGTTCTTCCACGTCACGCATCGCTCCTTCAGGTCACAGCAGCTTCCTGCCCTCCCCACGATACGTGGGGATGCTGTCGACCACCCGATCACCGGACACGAGGTGCAGCGCCTCGGTGCGCTCGCACGGCTCCCCCGCCTTCGCGTGCCGCAGCCAGACGCGGTCGCCGAGCACGAGCCGGTCGGCGGCGGCGCCGAGCACGGGCGTCTGCACCTCGCCGGCGCCCTCCTGCGGGTCGATGCGCAGCCCCTCGGGCCAGGCGATCACCGGCTGGCGGTCGGGACCGTGCGGGCCGGACGCGATCCAGCCGCCGCCGAGCAGCGTCACGCAGCCGGCGCCGGGCCGTCGCACGACGGGCAGCGCGAAGGCGAGCGCCGGGGCGGGCGAGAACCGTCGGTAGCCGTCGAAGAGGTGGGGACCGAACAGGCCGCTGCCGGCGCCGATCTCGGTCACGGACGGGTCGGCGGCCGTCAGCTCGATCGAGCCGGTGCCACCGCCGTTCACGAACGCGAGCGGTGCGAGCGAGCGCACCGCGGCCACGGCGGCCGCCCGCCGCTCGCGCAGCTCGGCGACCGACCTCCGCTGCATCGAGCGGAGCAGCGCGGGCGGCGCGAGCCCTCGCCGCCGCGCGTCCTGCACGCCGGCGACCTGCGCCTCGTAGGCCATCAGCCCGACGAGCTCGAAGCCCGGTCGCTCGACGACCGCAGCGGCGAGCGCGGCGAGCCGCTCGGGGGTGCGCACGGGCGAGCGCCGTACGCCCGCCCGCATCGGGCCGAGCTCGAACGACACGTCGAGCTCGAGCGCGATGCGGATCGGCGGATGGCCGGGAGCCGCCGCGTCGATGCGGTCGAGGTGCTCGACGCTGTCGATCATGAGCGTCACGCTGGCGAGCGCGCGCTCGTCGGCGGCGAGGGCGCGCAGCGCCGCCCGGTCGACCGTCGGGTAGCCGACGAGGACGTCGTCGATCGTCGCCGAGAGCCACAGCCCCTCGGGCAGCGTCGCCGCGAGGACGCCGTGGAAGCCGGGCATGCGCAGCACGGCCTCGAGCACCGGGCGGCTCCGCACCGACTTCGTCGCCACCCGCAGCCGCGTCCCCGCCGCGCGTGTCAGCATCGATCGGGCGTTGTGCGCGAGAGCCTCGAGCGAGAGCGCGGCGAACGGTCCGTCGAGCTCCGCCGTGGCGGCATCCATGCGCTGCCAGTGCCCCGCGGGGCTCCACGGCGGCGCCTCGTCGAGGCGCACGTCAGGCCGTTCCGAGCGCGGTCACGAGCACCGGCACCGCGGCCTGGATGACGCGTCGGGATGCGTCGGTGTCGCGCGTGCGCAGCCAGGCGTAGGTGAGGCCATCGGTCATGTGGAGCACGAGCTCGGCGAGCTCGCGGGCGCCCATCCCGCCGGCGAGCCGGTAGCGGGACCGCAGCGTGTCGATCGCGGCGACGAGCACCTCGAGGTACCGCTCCTGCACCTCCCCGGGCAGGTGCGCGAGCGCCGGCGTGCGACTGCAGTACGCCATGATCTCCATGATCGCGAGCTCGTACTCGGGATGCTCGATGAAGCGGTCGAACCAGAGCGTCATCACCGCCTGGACGGCCTCGTCGAGCGGGGCGCCATCGGGCACGATCGCGGTCGGGTCCTCCCCCGGCCGCAGCGCGACGTAGGCGTACGCCTCGCCGATCATCTCGTCGCGCGACGAGAAGATGTAGTGGAAGGTCGCGAGCGGCACGCCGGCCTCCGCGACGACGGCGCGCACGGTCGCCCCGTGCATCCCCTCGCGCGCGATGACCTGCAGGCCCGCCTCGATGAGCTCCCCGCGGCGCTCGACCGCCGACTTCCGTGCCACATCGCCTCCGTCGCCCCGCTACTTGGACGATCGTCCGAGTACACAGTACGACAGCGCCGCGCCCCCGGGGGGACGCGGCGCTGTCGTGATGCGTCGGGGACGGGCTAGGCGTCGACCTTCGGCTTGGGACGCGAGGCGAACGTCTCGAACGCGACGCGCGGCTGCTCGCGCGCCGAGAGCTCGACGATGTCGCGGCCGAGCCAGAAGTTGTTCCACCAGCCGCCGAAGACGCGCAGCTTGCGCTCCCACATCGGCATCGCCATGACGTGGTAGCCGCGGTGCGCGAGCCAGGCGAGCGGGCCCTTGATCGCGATCTTGCCGCTCTGGAAGACGCCGTTGCCGATGCCGAGGCCCGCGACGGCGCCGAGGTTGTCGTGGATGTACTCGCGAGGCGCCTCGTCGCGGAGCACCGCGACGATGTTCTTCGAGAGCAGCTTCGCCTGGCGGACGGCGTGCTGCGCGTTCGGCACGCAGAAGCCGCCGGGGCCAGGGGTCTTCGACTTGTCGGGCACGGCCGAGACGTCGCCGGCGGTCCACGCGCCGGGCACGACCACGCCATCCTTCGCGACCTGCAGGGTCGCGAGGGCCGTGATGCGACCGCGGTCGTCGAGCGGCAGGTCGGTCTTGCGCACGACCGGGTTCGCCATGACGCCGGCGGTCCAGATGATGAGGTCGGAGCCGAAGCGGTCGCCGGTCGAGAGCTCGCAGACGCCGTCCTGGGCGCTCTGCAACTGCGTCTCGAGGTGCACGTCGACGCCGCGCTTGCGCAGGTCCTCGACCACCCAGTCGGCCGTCGTCGCGCTGACCTCGGGCATGATCCGGCCCATCGCCTCGACCAGGTGGAAGCGCACCTCGTCGAACGTGATCTCGGGGAAGCGCGACAGCAGGTGCGTCGCGAAGTCGCGGAGCTCGGCGATCGTCTCGATGCCGGCGAAGCCGCCGCCCACGACGACGGTCGTCAGCAGGCGGTCGCGCTCGGGGCCGAGCGGCAGCGCGGCGGCGCGCGCGAAGTTGCCGATCAGGCGGTCGCGCACGGCGGCGGCCTCCTCGATCGTCTTCATGCCGATCGCCTCGTCGGCGACGCCC contains:
- a CDS encoding DNA adenine methylase encodes the protein MAVDNLVDLFGSELVPQRAAALRYPGAKWSIAPRIVQEFDDHYHYVEPFFGSGAVFFSKTASGHELINDLNGLATNMFRVLRDRTDDLCWALEATPWAREEYDQSHLVTGDELEDARRFVVRCWQAHASDLAKKTGWKNRGRSQRAGGMSVRWQKVPEQLRFVAMRLQDAEIENRPALEVIRRFNSHDVLIYADPPYLPSTRTQKMYAEEMTEQEHIELLEALLAHTGPVVLSGYANELYSSMLASWRVVELTPPKVEKGAARTEVLYVKR
- the greA gene encoding transcription elongation factor GreA is translated as MNGTTETWLTQEAHDRLQGELEHLQGPVRAEIAKRIEEARDEGDLKENGGYHAAKDDQAQIEARISQLVQLLRTAKVGDAPQASGVVEAGTVVTATIAGDETTFLVGNREIQEAGDDLDVYSEASPLGAAIMGLKIGATTTYQTPTGVTIDVEIKDVQTYRG
- the ilvA gene encoding threonine ammonia-lyase, translating into MTESAASGQPLPGPTLADFEAARERLHGIVQETPMERSRYLSGMLGAEVLLKCENLQRTGAYKIRGAYNMLSLLDDDQRARGVVAASAGNHAQGVAFSATELGIRSTIFMPVGVALPKLQATRDYGAAVELRGADFQTALAAAIEHVERTGATFVPPYDHADIIAGQGTVGLEILEQVPDVATIVVPLGGGGLAAGVASAVRQRTALDGRRVRIVGVQAERAASFVDSLAAGEPTTIVTRPTIADGIAVARPGTLPFEIVREAVDEIVTVSDDDIARAMIVLLERAKLVVEPSGAVTTAAIMTGLVTSDGPTVAVLSGGNIDPLFMERVIARGLAASQRYLKVRMALPDRPGQLAIIAQIVSDEQANVVEVLHTQHDAWTSITDVSIDISVTTRGPEHAQRVLEALRRAGYEPQVL
- a CDS encoding AI-2E family transporter yields the protein MLFGRTPDQARPPGRPDPATPRGVATPRGDATPLGDALPRGMRIAGAWSWRIVVIAAAAAIGIWLVMQFSLIVIPVLVAALLTALLQPLVDVLVRHRWPRGLAVAVAIVGLIVLVSGLGWLVVSQMRSEYPELQARAVAFWGDAQGWLLSLPFGITQEDVNEFGTNILGTLRDDISSVLSSALTVGSSVGHFLAGMLLAIFALIFILADGRGIWRWVVGLLPRPARRPTDGAGRAGWVTLGNFVRVQVVVAAIDAIGIGLGAFILGLFHEGGMPLVLPIAILVFLGSFIPIIGAVATGAIAVLVALIALGPIPAVIMVGIVLLVQQVESHILQPIIMGTAVKVHPLAVVVAVAAGSTIGGIAGALFAVPTVAFLNVFVKTIASGSWRTNPDPSVQEVVR
- a CDS encoding winged helix-turn-helix domain-containing protein, with the translated sequence MAAPARMTAAQARRIAIAASGLDGAVPGERGRTGVRTLERTIERLGLLQLDSVNVFERSHYLPLLSRVGPYDRATLDRLLHHDRPRQRLGGYTEYVAHEAAVIAVDDWPLWGWKRRQPMRGGSEQWAAQHAAIVDGVLAEFAERGPMRPSDMEHPAHERLPGGWWNKSDAYWATAVLFQRGELVTVGRSRFERQYAVADQALPDAARAEVDRADAQRVLVARAAQAFGVAALDDLADYHRLPVKDAQAAVADLVDEGSLEPVAVDGWGRPAWVWAGARRPRRVRATALLSPFDPLVWHRPRAERMFGFSYRISIYTPAAQRAHGYYVLPVLVDDELVGRVDLKSDRKARVLRVQHATIEPGLEHRAGELAARLEPVLREAAAWQGLERVEVAGAGTWAAEVAGALDAGTG
- a CDS encoding DUF4307 domain-containing protein codes for the protein MTDLDARYGRTRARTQRERTLGWIVGVSIMLVAVAWVWWVGTDPASTQLQSRNIGYVVEDDATAVVTFEVSVDAGTPVRCAVEALNSAFGIVGWVELDLPPADTHTTSHRVEVRTSERASNGLVSECWVTYDAE
- the mca gene encoding mycothiol conjugate amidase Mca, which codes for MRRLLAVHAHPDDESSKGAGTLARYAAEGAQVTVVSCTGGESGSVLNEGFERKHRAERDMTGLRRVEMEQARAALGVDHVWLGYVDSGLPDEGEPLRELSFATLPLEITGRPLVRLIRRLRPQVVVTYDETGGYPHPDHIRCHEVTMWAVEHAAAGLPELGEPWEVQKVYFDRSMSGARLRALLSAVEAVTPDDDRLPFMREWAERLGERGETMTTRVDVGPHLAARDSALRAHASQVEPDSRFFFWPHELLLGTWPTDDYELARSRATHAVPEDDLFAGVEED